A single Drosophila ananassae strain 14024-0371.13 chromosome 3L, ASM1763931v2, whole genome shotgun sequence DNA region contains:
- the LOC6496394 gene encoding uncharacterized protein LOC6496394 isoform X1, translating to MPKGNSPTIAKKLKRNKLFEYKMPINNTRLGALLVLLAGCCYLGYFGSEAHVALTYPPARKYDLDFLDNSRTKAPCGMPKGSIRTSLLAGSQFNVTWHLAYPHKGGFRLQLLDALDRPVLDLTPHVNNSEFVRTDVTAQAYQVAIPKDFECFNCTLRLLRQADEWSNSYRFWSCADVDVRQRKDFKETCSGNGKYFPSRCKCDKNFYGPQCQYKDECTADADCGVQGKCVDLGGTSLPQRQCYCNFGWFGIGCNKRSPYKSTSLDLSSYAKKELSPDYHMYWRLLEEQKEIEVVLKVNSTSWVGLGWRPRHLTPECKNFPLVRDIGDLTTTLESPAPEPKSEPEPKSEPGSAAEPKSEPKSEPKSEPEPKSEPGSEAEPKSEPKSEPKSEPKSEPKSEPKSEPKSEPKSEPEPKSEPTSEPEPKSEPKSEPEPKSEPKSEPEPKSEPASEAEPKSEPKSEPQNKAELRILPKSELQSQTEPKSEPKSEPEPKSEPESQAEPKSEPKSEPKSEPEPKSEPKSQPSSEPEPKSEPESQAEPKSEPKSEPKSEPEPKSEPESEAEPKSEPKSEPKSEPEPKSEPKSEPEPTSEPKSEPEPTSEPQSEPEPTSEPKSEPEPTSEPEADSKNGAKSKRVAKEHIPLEGVTSVSTSVSYSTRSDRQRREASESPKYRLNPYTPRHDFNPMDCTDIVIGSARGMASRVGDYYTRDRSTPRSDEFYGGKSNLALGTGFEENGVTTIIFRKKLVSNEPTDHTLDDALTHVIWAKGQEPNSYVHVPASGLETESSSVKDFYQPDELKYHGHQMQRGATQINFFEKDKPATSTDRNDLSTNVLDNDCYGHWKYPSNCSPEEHTCEYYASWETAGKGDEMRWHIETSNTQTWTGIGFSDDQRMSQTDSIIGWVDQRSGRPFLMDTWVLGYAPPKLDDRQDIYNASGRIEKGVTILEFNRKRVSNDEQDLSFTDDHCLYLFFPVLGGAFNVVNKKIRKHEQVPPISSRRVCIKSCGKELEAVFVGTSTPAPSRLVYAVGVKLMNLGESYEAPKPGTVEFNNLAATISDSFNGILSPLTGYYKTEILGFEKEGSTLKAKVQAMFDKSDVEKLHDLDNNTVDNGGEVAAQKNADAIRSALKDQIATGRVGSLTVDPQYLDFEALEYKSASEPTAKETLLSFFDLSETRLYIVLGLIAALVLIALIQAFCTIWKTSRKSKSTKEKLIQNSPWKEFASNTNYAFDPYGETEEKQMNSSTSKEKSRHRHQSTTSSQQTTLPMSHSPTSKSQMYYESPNGQGKSSGNRSNGRSTQESSATGPGAPYSRSSYAERAYSLPRQAHHYQQSPAGVQPSGYYTHDRRATRQGSRDREREREEERRHRQDRDRDSGYDRSRDDPRQNGGSDTPDFYFMPSQRKYSGEVVRVYVDYNKDPKH from the exons ATGCCGAAAGGAAACTCCCCGACAATcgccaaaaaattgaaaagaaataaattattcgaATACAAAATGCCCATAAATAATACAAGACTGGGGGCCCTGCTGGTGCTCCTCGCCGGGTGCTGCTACCTCGGTTACTTCGGATCGGAGGCGCATGTGGCCCTCACCTATCCACCTGCCCGCAAGTACGATCTGGACTTTTTGGACAATTCCCGCACCAAAGCGCCATGCGGCATGCCAAAGG GCTCGATACGCACCTCCCTGCTCGCCGGATCGCAGTTCAACGTCACCTGGCACTTGGCCTATCCGCACAAG GGCGGCTTTCGGTTGCAACTATTGGATGCCCTTGATCGACCTGTTTTGGACCTGACGCCCCATGTGAATAACTCGGAGTTTGTGCGCACAGATGTCAC GGCCCAGGCGTATCAGGTGGCCATACCCAAGGACTTCGAGTGCTTCAACTGCACCCTGCGACTGCTCCGCCAGGCGGACGAATGGTCCAACAGCTATCGCTTCTGGTCCTGCGCGGACGTGGACGTTCGGCAGCGCAAGGACTTCAAGGAGACCTGCTCCGGAAACGGCAAGTACTTCCCGTCTCGCTGCAAGTGCGACAAAAACTTCTACGGCCCGCAGTGCCAGTACAAGGACGAGTGCACCGCCGATGCCGACTGCGGTGTCCAGGGCAAGTGCGTCGACTTGGGAGGCACCTCGCTGCCCCAACGTCAGTGCTACTGTAACTTTGGCTGGTTTGGCATCGGATGCAACAAGCGATCGCCCTACAAGAGCACGAGCCTGGACCTCTCCTCCTACGCCAAGAAGGAGCTGTCCCCCGACTACCACATGTACTGGCGACTCCTGGAGGAGCAAAAGGAGATCGAAGTGGTGCTCAAGGTGAACAGCACCTCGTGGGTGGGTCTGGGTTGGAGGCCCCGTCACCTCACTCCGGAGTGCAAGAACTTCCCGTTGGTTCGGGACATCGGAGATCTGACCACAACTCTGGAGAGTCCTGCACCGGAACCCAAGAGCGAACCAGAGCCAAAGAGCGAGCCAGGAAGCGCGGCAGAGCCTAAGAGCGAGCCAAAGAGTGAGCCTAAGAGCGAACCTGAACCTAAGAGTGAGCCGGGCAGCGAAGCCGAGCCAAAGAGCGAGCCTAAGAGTGAACCGAAGAGCGAGCCTAAGAGCGAACCGAAGAGCGAGCCTAAGAGCGAACCGAAGAGCGAGCCTAAGAGCGAACCGGAGCCTAAGAGTGAACCCACAAGCGAGCCCGAGCCTAAGAGCGAACCGAAGAGCGAGCCGGAGCCTAAGAGCGAACCGAAGAGCGAGCCAGAGCCTAAAAGCGAGCCGGCAAGTGAAGCTGAGCCTAAGAGTGAACCTAAGAGTGAACCACAAAACAAAGCAGAGCTTAGAATCCTGCCTAAAAGCGAATTACAGAGCCAGACTGAGCCTAAGAGCGAACCAAAGAGCGAACCTGAGCCTAAGAGCGAGCCAGAAAGCCAAGCGGAGCCCAAGAGCGAGCCTAAGAGCGAACCTAAGAGCGAGCCAGAGCCCAAGAGTGAGCCTAAGAGTCAACCGTCTAGCGAACCAGAACCTAAGAGTGAGCCCGAAAGCCAAGCAGAGCCCAAGAGCGAGCCTAAGAGTGAACCTAAGAGCGAGCCGGAACCTAAGAGCGAGCCAGAAAGCGAGGCCGAACCCAAGAGCGAACCCAAGAGTGAACCTAAGAGCGAGCCAGAGCCGAAGAGCGAGCCTAAGAGCGAACCAGAGCCCACTAGTGAACCCAAGAGCGAGCCAGAGCCTACAAGCGAACCTCAGAGCGAACCCGAGCCCACAAGTGAACCCAAGAGTGAACCAGAGCCGACGAGTGAACCAGAGGCAGATTCCAAAAATGGCGCCAAGTCCAAGAGGGTGGCGAAGGAGCACATCCCACTGGAAGGAGTTACCTCCGTGTCCACTAGTGTTTCCTATAGCACCAGGTCTGATCGTCAACGTCGTGAAGCTTCGG AATCCCCCAAGTATCGGCTGAATCCGTACACACCCCGTCACGACTTCAACCCCATGGACTGCACGGATATTGTGATCGGATCTGCCCGCGGAATGGCCAGTCGAGTGGGAGACTATTATACCCGCGATCGGTCGACGCCACGCAGCGACGAGTTCTACGGTGGAAAGTCAAACCTGGCCTTGGGAACTGGCTTTGAAGAGAACGGCGTGACCACCATCATCTTCCGCAAGAAGCTGGTCTCCAACGAACCCACCGACCACACCCTGGACGATGCTCTGACTCACGTGATCTGGGCCAAGGGCCAGGAACCGAACAGCTATGTGCATGTACCGGCCTCCGGCCTAGAGACAGAATCCTCGTCCGTCAAGGACTTCTATCAGCCGGACGAGCTCAAGTACCACGGTCACCAGATGCAACGCGGCGCCACTCAAATCAACTTCTTCG AAAAGGATAAGCCCGCCACGAGCACTGATCGCAATGATCTAAGCACGAATGTCCTGGACAACGACTGTTACGGCCACTGGAAGTACCCTTCGAACTGCTCGCCGGAGGAGCACACCTGCGAGTACTACGCCAGCTGGGAGACCGCCGGCAAGGGTGACGAGATGCGCTGGCACATCGAGACGTCGAACACCCAGACCTGGACCGGAATCGGCTTCAGCGATGATCAGAGAATGTCCCAGACGGACTCGATCATTGGATGGGTGGACCAACGCAGTGGCCGACCCTTCCTCATGGACACCTGGGTGCTGGGCTATGCTCCGCCTAAGCTCGACGATCGCCAGGACATCTACAACGCCTCCGGACGCATCGAGAAGGGCGTGACCATACTGGAGTTCAATCGCAAGCGCGTCAGTAACGACGAGCAGGACCTTTCCTTCACGGACGACCATTGCCTGTATCTGTTCTTCCCGGTTTTGGGAGGAGCCTTTAATGTGGTGAACAAGAAAATCAGGAAACACGAACAGGTGCCGCCAATCTCTTCGCGTCGTGTCTGCATAAAGTCCTGTGGTAAAG AACTGGAGGCAGTTTTCGTGGGCACCAGCACTCCGGCGCCCAGTCGTTTGGTCTATGCCGTGGGCGTCAAGCTGATGAACCTAGGCGAGTCCTACGAGGCACCCAAACCCGGCACCGTGGAGTTCAATAACTTGGCAGCCACTATTTCGGACTCATTCAATGGCATCCTCAGCCCCCTGACTGGTTACTATAAGACAGAGATCCTGGGATTCGAGAA AGAGGGCAGCACCTTGAAGGCCAAGGTTCAGGCCATGTTCGACAAGTCGGATGTGGAGAAGCTGCACGATTTGGACAACAATACGGTGGACAATGGCGGAGAAGTGGCAGCCCAAAAGAATGCCGATGCGATTCGCTCGGCACTGAAGGATCAAATCGCCACCGGTCGCGTGGGTTCACTTACGGTAGATCCGCAGTATCTGGACTTTGAAGCCTTAGAGT ACAAGAGCGCCTCAGAGCCTACTGCCAAGGAGACGCTACTCTCGTTCTTTGACCTGTCCGAGACACGTCTCTACATTGTTCTGGGCCTGATTGCCGCCCTGGTGCTCATCGCCCTCATCCAGGCCTTCTGCACCATCTGGAAGACGTCccgcaaaagcaaaagcaccAAG GAGAAGCTCATCCAGAACTCACCGTGGAAGGAGTTCGCGTCAAACACCAACTACGCCTTCGATCCCTACGGAGAGACGGAGGAAAAACAGATGAACTCCAGCACATCGAAGGAGAAGTCGCGCCACCGTCACCAGTccaccaccagcagccagCAGACCACGTTGCCCATGTCCCACTCGCCCACCAGCAAGTCCCAGATGTACTACGAAAGTCCTAACGGCCAGGGCaagagcagcggcaaccgctCCAACGGGCGATCCACCCAGGAGAGCAGCGCCACCGGGCCAGGAGCCCCCTACTCGCGCAGTTCCTACGCGGAGCGGGCCTACTCGCTGCCCCGTCAGGCACATCACTACCAGCAGAGTCCTGCTGGCGTGCAGCCTTCCGGCTATTACACCCACGATCGGCGGGCAACCCGACAGGGAAGCCGGGACCGGGAGCGAGAGCGCGAGGAGGAGCGCCGCCATCGTCAGGACAGAGACCGAGACTCTGGGTACGATCGGTCGCGGGACGATCCCCGCCAGAACGGCGGATCAGACACACCCGACTTCTACTTCATGCCCTCGCAACGCAAGTATTCCGGCGAGGTGGTGCGCGTCTATGTGGACTACAACAAGGACCCGAAGCACTAA
- the LOC6496394 gene encoding uncharacterized protein LOC6496394 isoform X2, producing MPKGNSPTIAKKLKRNKLFEYKMPINNTRLGALLVLLAGCCYLGYFGSEAHVALTYPPARKYDLDFLDNSRTKAPCGMPKGSIRTSLLAGSQFNVTWHLAYPHKGGFRLQLLDALDRPVLDLTPHVNNSEFVRTDVTAQAYQVAIPKDFECFNCTLRLLRQADEWSNSYRFWSCADVDVRQRKDFKETCSGNGKYFPSRCKCDKNFYGPQCQYKDECTADADCGVQGKCVDLGGTSLPQRQCYCNFGWFGIGCNKRSPYKSTSLDLSSYAKKELSPDYHMYWRLLEEQKEIEVVLKVNSTSWVGLGWRPRHLTPECKNFPLVRDIGDLTTTLESPAPEPKSEPEPKSEPGSAAEPKSEPKSEPKSEPEPKSEPGSEAEPKSEPKSEPKSEPKSEPKSEPKSEPKSEPKSEPEPKSEPTSEPEPKSEPKSEPEPKSEPKSEPEPKSEPASEAEPKSEPKSEPQNKAELRILPKSELQSQTEPKSEPKSEPEPKSEPESQAEPKSEPKSEPKSEPEPKSEPKSQPSSEPEPKSEPESQAEPKSEPKSEPKSEPEPKSEPESEAEPKSEPKSEPKSEPEPKSEPKSEPEPTSEPKSEPEPTSEPQSEPEPTSEPKSEPEPTSEPEADSKNGAKSKRVAKEHIPLEGVTSVSTSVSYSTRSDRQRREASESPKYRLNPYTPRHDFNPMDCTDIVIGSARGMASRVGDYYTRDRSTPRSDEFYGGKSNLALGTGFEENGVTTIIFRKKLVSNEPTDHTLDDALTHVIWAKGQEPNSYVHVPASGLETESSSVKDFYQPDELKYHGHQMQRGATQINFFEKDKPATSTDRNDLSTNVLDNDCYGHWKYPSNCSPEEHTCEYYASWETAGKGDEMRWHIETSNTQTWTGIGFSDDQRMSQTDSIIGWVDQRSGRPFLMDTWVLGYAPPKLDDRQDIYNASGRIEKGVTILEFNRKRVSNDEQDLSFTDDHCLYLFFPVLGGAFNVVNKKIRKHEQVPPISSRRVCIKSCGKELEAVFVGTSTPAPSRLVYAVGVKLMNLGESYEAPKPGTVEFNNLAATISDSFNGILSPLTGYYKTEILGFEKEGSTLKAKVQAMFDKSDVEKLHDLDNNTVDNGGEVAAQKNADAIRSALKDQIATGRVGSLTVDPQYLDFEALEYKSASEPTAKETLLSFFDLSETRLYIVLGLIAALVLIALIQAFCTIWKTSRKSKSTKLVYVIPEEWRMYQQRQHQRYYQPSSDL from the exons ATGCCGAAAGGAAACTCCCCGACAATcgccaaaaaattgaaaagaaataaattattcgaATACAAAATGCCCATAAATAATACAAGACTGGGGGCCCTGCTGGTGCTCCTCGCCGGGTGCTGCTACCTCGGTTACTTCGGATCGGAGGCGCATGTGGCCCTCACCTATCCACCTGCCCGCAAGTACGATCTGGACTTTTTGGACAATTCCCGCACCAAAGCGCCATGCGGCATGCCAAAGG GCTCGATACGCACCTCCCTGCTCGCCGGATCGCAGTTCAACGTCACCTGGCACTTGGCCTATCCGCACAAG GGCGGCTTTCGGTTGCAACTATTGGATGCCCTTGATCGACCTGTTTTGGACCTGACGCCCCATGTGAATAACTCGGAGTTTGTGCGCACAGATGTCAC GGCCCAGGCGTATCAGGTGGCCATACCCAAGGACTTCGAGTGCTTCAACTGCACCCTGCGACTGCTCCGCCAGGCGGACGAATGGTCCAACAGCTATCGCTTCTGGTCCTGCGCGGACGTGGACGTTCGGCAGCGCAAGGACTTCAAGGAGACCTGCTCCGGAAACGGCAAGTACTTCCCGTCTCGCTGCAAGTGCGACAAAAACTTCTACGGCCCGCAGTGCCAGTACAAGGACGAGTGCACCGCCGATGCCGACTGCGGTGTCCAGGGCAAGTGCGTCGACTTGGGAGGCACCTCGCTGCCCCAACGTCAGTGCTACTGTAACTTTGGCTGGTTTGGCATCGGATGCAACAAGCGATCGCCCTACAAGAGCACGAGCCTGGACCTCTCCTCCTACGCCAAGAAGGAGCTGTCCCCCGACTACCACATGTACTGGCGACTCCTGGAGGAGCAAAAGGAGATCGAAGTGGTGCTCAAGGTGAACAGCACCTCGTGGGTGGGTCTGGGTTGGAGGCCCCGTCACCTCACTCCGGAGTGCAAGAACTTCCCGTTGGTTCGGGACATCGGAGATCTGACCACAACTCTGGAGAGTCCTGCACCGGAACCCAAGAGCGAACCAGAGCCAAAGAGCGAGCCAGGAAGCGCGGCAGAGCCTAAGAGCGAGCCAAAGAGTGAGCCTAAGAGCGAACCTGAACCTAAGAGTGAGCCGGGCAGCGAAGCCGAGCCAAAGAGCGAGCCTAAGAGTGAACCGAAGAGCGAGCCTAAGAGCGAACCGAAGAGCGAGCCTAAGAGCGAACCGAAGAGCGAGCCTAAGAGCGAACCGGAGCCTAAGAGTGAACCCACAAGCGAGCCCGAGCCTAAGAGCGAACCGAAGAGCGAGCCGGAGCCTAAGAGCGAACCGAAGAGCGAGCCAGAGCCTAAAAGCGAGCCGGCAAGTGAAGCTGAGCCTAAGAGTGAACCTAAGAGTGAACCACAAAACAAAGCAGAGCTTAGAATCCTGCCTAAAAGCGAATTACAGAGCCAGACTGAGCCTAAGAGCGAACCAAAGAGCGAACCTGAGCCTAAGAGCGAGCCAGAAAGCCAAGCGGAGCCCAAGAGCGAGCCTAAGAGCGAACCTAAGAGCGAGCCAGAGCCCAAGAGTGAGCCTAAGAGTCAACCGTCTAGCGAACCAGAACCTAAGAGTGAGCCCGAAAGCCAAGCAGAGCCCAAGAGCGAGCCTAAGAGTGAACCTAAGAGCGAGCCGGAACCTAAGAGCGAGCCAGAAAGCGAGGCCGAACCCAAGAGCGAACCCAAGAGTGAACCTAAGAGCGAGCCAGAGCCGAAGAGCGAGCCTAAGAGCGAACCAGAGCCCACTAGTGAACCCAAGAGCGAGCCAGAGCCTACAAGCGAACCTCAGAGCGAACCCGAGCCCACAAGTGAACCCAAGAGTGAACCAGAGCCGACGAGTGAACCAGAGGCAGATTCCAAAAATGGCGCCAAGTCCAAGAGGGTGGCGAAGGAGCACATCCCACTGGAAGGAGTTACCTCCGTGTCCACTAGTGTTTCCTATAGCACCAGGTCTGATCGTCAACGTCGTGAAGCTTCGG AATCCCCCAAGTATCGGCTGAATCCGTACACACCCCGTCACGACTTCAACCCCATGGACTGCACGGATATTGTGATCGGATCTGCCCGCGGAATGGCCAGTCGAGTGGGAGACTATTATACCCGCGATCGGTCGACGCCACGCAGCGACGAGTTCTACGGTGGAAAGTCAAACCTGGCCTTGGGAACTGGCTTTGAAGAGAACGGCGTGACCACCATCATCTTCCGCAAGAAGCTGGTCTCCAACGAACCCACCGACCACACCCTGGACGATGCTCTGACTCACGTGATCTGGGCCAAGGGCCAGGAACCGAACAGCTATGTGCATGTACCGGCCTCCGGCCTAGAGACAGAATCCTCGTCCGTCAAGGACTTCTATCAGCCGGACGAGCTCAAGTACCACGGTCACCAGATGCAACGCGGCGCCACTCAAATCAACTTCTTCG AAAAGGATAAGCCCGCCACGAGCACTGATCGCAATGATCTAAGCACGAATGTCCTGGACAACGACTGTTACGGCCACTGGAAGTACCCTTCGAACTGCTCGCCGGAGGAGCACACCTGCGAGTACTACGCCAGCTGGGAGACCGCCGGCAAGGGTGACGAGATGCGCTGGCACATCGAGACGTCGAACACCCAGACCTGGACCGGAATCGGCTTCAGCGATGATCAGAGAATGTCCCAGACGGACTCGATCATTGGATGGGTGGACCAACGCAGTGGCCGACCCTTCCTCATGGACACCTGGGTGCTGGGCTATGCTCCGCCTAAGCTCGACGATCGCCAGGACATCTACAACGCCTCCGGACGCATCGAGAAGGGCGTGACCATACTGGAGTTCAATCGCAAGCGCGTCAGTAACGACGAGCAGGACCTTTCCTTCACGGACGACCATTGCCTGTATCTGTTCTTCCCGGTTTTGGGAGGAGCCTTTAATGTGGTGAACAAGAAAATCAGGAAACACGAACAGGTGCCGCCAATCTCTTCGCGTCGTGTCTGCATAAAGTCCTGTGGTAAAG AACTGGAGGCAGTTTTCGTGGGCACCAGCACTCCGGCGCCCAGTCGTTTGGTCTATGCCGTGGGCGTCAAGCTGATGAACCTAGGCGAGTCCTACGAGGCACCCAAACCCGGCACCGTGGAGTTCAATAACTTGGCAGCCACTATTTCGGACTCATTCAATGGCATCCTCAGCCCCCTGACTGGTTACTATAAGACAGAGATCCTGGGATTCGAGAA AGAGGGCAGCACCTTGAAGGCCAAGGTTCAGGCCATGTTCGACAAGTCGGATGTGGAGAAGCTGCACGATTTGGACAACAATACGGTGGACAATGGCGGAGAAGTGGCAGCCCAAAAGAATGCCGATGCGATTCGCTCGGCACTGAAGGATCAAATCGCCACCGGTCGCGTGGGTTCACTTACGGTAGATCCGCAGTATCTGGACTTTGAAGCCTTAGAGT ACAAGAGCGCCTCAGAGCCTACTGCCAAGGAGACGCTACTCTCGTTCTTTGACCTGTCCGAGACACGTCTCTACATTGTTCTGGGCCTGATTGCCGCCCTGGTGCTCATCGCCCTCATCCAGGCCTTCTGCACCATCTGGAAGACGTCccgcaaaagcaaaagcaccAAG CTGGTTTACGTGATTCCCGAAGAGTGGCGCATGTATCAACAGCGACAGCACCAGCGATACTATCAGCCCTCTAGCGATCTATAA
- the LOC6494182 gene encoding acrosin — protein sequence MRTLIFAIALCFLFEKDDARFLEPRCKLGSQFRPNSAIKEKIVDGSDAPRVPWMAAIFNEEKFICGGTLITSRYVLTAAHCIREEKIYVVLGAYNITNCSDPLDVEGTSVHHEFSKDTKENDIALIKLKRKVVFNDMVRPVCISLNMDAVAVQVEHRSNFDAFGWGSTRNKTLSDKLQTLSMAKYDRQECSKKFKVEIGERQICAGSRSGDTCAGDSGGPLVSHGLTKTKKHIYLQWAIVSYGDNDCSGVGVYTNVIKYADWIEEKVSDASIEDQEETVPPPLYTTTPPPYATRPPLYAATPAPDDRAFLDDNCGKFDHVLYGVKRLPFLVTIFGLDFTAKGTIIAKSFVLTNNINILLGPDPDTLEVALINPTGYYEETRVDGVQKSKGLALLHLKYPLSISVDPICLLVNRKSRTDIIGQNLYYSNVNTGLEQLSRNKCETRIGKNVDPSHSEICVELPDILQQYATPGDSFGMWVKSNQTSRYIIVGMASYLINGVQVLTDVISNTDWILSTIKNMEMSDGDFFNVT from the exons ATGAGGACTCTAATTTTTGCGATCGCGTTGTGCTTTCTGTTTGAAAAGGATGATGCCAGGTTTCTGGAACCAAGATGCAAGTTAGGTTCACAGTTCCGGCCCAATAGTGCCATTAAAGAGAAAATAGTGGACGGTAGCGATGCTCCCAGGGTTCCATGGATGGCCGCTATATTTAACGAAGAGAAGTTCATATGTGGAGGCACTCTCATTACAAGCC GGTATGTTCTGACGGCCGCTCATTGCATTCGAGAAGAAAAGAT atatgTAGTTTTGGGAGCCTATAATATAACGAACTGTTCTGATCCTCTGGATGTCGAGGGAACCTCCGTTCATCATGAGTTCTCTAAAGACACTAAAGAAAATGATATCGCTTTGATTAAACTTAAGCGCAAGGTGGTGTTCAATG ATATGGTGAGGCCCGTATGCATTTCTCTGAATATGGACGCGGTTGCTGTCCAGGTGGAGCATAGGAGCAATTTTGATGCATTCGGTTGGGGTTCAACTCGTAATAAGACACTCAGCGATAAATTGCAAACCCTTTCTATGGCAAAATACGACCGTCAAGAGTGCAGCAAGAAATTTAAAGTGGAGATCGGCGAGAGGCAAATTTGCGCCGGAAGCCGATCCGGTGACACATGCGCCGGAGACTCTGGTGGCCCGTTAGTGTCCCATGGGTtgacaaaaaccaaaaagcaCATCTATCTACAATGGGCGATCGTAAGCTATGGAGATAATGACTGCTCGGGGGTTGGAGTCTATACCAACGTTATAAAGTACGCCGACTGGATTGAGGAGAAAGTGTCTGATGCTTCTATTGAAGACCAAGAAGAGACCGTACCACCTCCTCTGTATACGACAACACCACCTCCGTATGCGACAAGACCTCCTCTGTATGCGGCAACACCTGCTCCGGATGACCGTGCGTTTCTTGACGATAATTGCGGAAAATTCGACCATGTGCTGTATGGCGTAAAACGTCTTCCGTTCTTGGTTACAATCTTTGGTCTTGACTTCACCGCCAAAGGCACTATTATCGCTAAAA GCTTTGTTTTGACGAATAACATAAATATTCTACTTGGTCCAGACCCAGACACTCT GGAAGTGGCCTTGATTAATCCAACTGGTTATTATGAAGAAACTAGGGTGGATGGAGTCCAAAAGTCGAAGGGCTTAGCTTTGCTCCATTTGAAATACCCCCTATCCATTTCAG TTGACCCGATCTGCTTGTTGGTCAACCGAAAGTCTAGGACCGACATTATTGGccaaaatttgtattattcAAATGTAAATACCGGACTGGAGCAGCTATCGAGGAACAAATGCGAGACACGAATTGGGAAAAATGTTGATCCGAGTCATTCCGAGATCTGTGTTGAGCTCCCCGATATTCTGCAACAGTACGCAACTCCTGGCGATTCTTTTGGAATGTGGGTCAAGTCGAACCAAACTTCCAGATACATTATTGTCGGAATGGCCAGCTACTTAATTAATGGCGTCCAAGTTCTCACTGATGTAATTAGTAATACGGATTGGATCTTGAGTACAATCAAAAACATGGAAATGTCCGATGGTGATTTTTTCAATGTTACTTAA
- the LOC26514511 gene encoding testisin has product MKCLQAAITLGFLVQLHAVRLLEPRCLTTNTLKELGDTAPWMASISNRNGFVCQGTLITSRFVLTAAHCVKRENSLFVKLGLENGVFSSSQYGVDKILPHFAYSEYKFTNDIALLRLQEDVIFNDFVRPICISLNMDIKDEVETLTEFEAFSGRLAKNDTLKPMALDRSDRSECVSDFGFVVGDSQICAGCINGDICNRDTGGPLVRMISIRKYLWYGVVQLGIASFVADSCNGRVVFTDVISYVDWIEFKIEENSEESTEPDNNVRPPNPIQTSTETPQEQVQFLNNDCGEYTNGIHPWSVKIYWNGIMTKGTVINERFLLTKAQDMSDDPNAIEVTMVDSTGSYEFLVDMVLKHPEYQAGYENDIALLRLSSPLPSTVKPICLIINPEYKKKMADLKYSFIINENNNALRKEVGRLTSDQCATRIGKPIDQNQFCVTIPLGTKYGSPGDVIGLDLNDAGKHMFVITGFASYSSNGITIVTDVVKHTEWIAESSRKY; this is encoded by the exons ATGAAGTGTCTTCAAGCGGCGATCACGTTAGGCTTTTTAGTGCAACTGCATGCTGTCAGGTTGTTGGAGCCAAGGTGTCTCACTACAAACACACTCAAGGAGCTGGGCGACACCGCTCCATGGATGGCCAGTATAAGTAACCGGAACGGCTTCGTGTGCCAGGGCACGCTCATTACTAGTC GGTTTGTTCTAACTGCCGCCCATTGCGTTAAAAGGGAGAACAGCTT GTTCGTAAAATTGGGCCTAGAAAATGGAGTCTTCTCTTCCAGCCAATATGGTGTCGACAAGATCCTTCCTCATTTTGCATATTCCGAATATAAATTCACAAATGATATTGCTCTTCTGCGACTTCAGGAAGATGTAATCTTCAATG atttcgTGAGGCCTATTTGCATTTCTCTTAATATGGATATTAAGGACGAGGTGGAGACGTTGACGGAATTTGAAGCCTTTAGTGGCCGGTTAGCCAAAAATGATACCCTGAAACCCATGGCTCTGGACCGTTCAGACCGTTCCGAATGCGTTTCAGATTTCGGTTTTGTTGTTGGTGATAGCCAAATTTGCGCTGGATGCATAAACGGTGATATCTGCAACCGAGACACGGGGGGTCCATTGGTGCGGATGATTAGCATCAGAAAATATCTCTGGTATGGCGTCGTTCAATTGGGAATTGCAAGTTTCGTAGCAGACTCGTGCAATGGGCGTGTGGTCTTCACTGACGTGATTAGCTATGTCGATTGGATTGAGTttaaaattgaagaaaattcTGAAGAAAGTACAGAGCCAGACAATAATGTCAGACCTCCTAACCCAATTCAGACGTCCACGGAAACCCCACAGGAGCAAGTACAATTTCTTAACAATGATTGTGGAGAATATACAAATGGAATCCATCCGTGGTCCGTCAAAATCTATTGGAATGGGATTATGACCAAGGGCACGGTTATCAATGAAC GCTTCCTTTTGACGAAGGCCCAAGATATGTCGGACGACCCAAACGCCAT aGAAGTGACTATGGTGGATTCGACAGGATCCTATGAGTTTCTAGTGGATATGGTGCTCAAACATCCAGAGTATCAGGCCGGATATGAGAACGATATAGCGTTGTTGCGTTTGAGCAGTCCCCTTCCATCGACTG TAAAACCCATCTGCCTCATCATCAACCCTGAATATAAGAAAAAGATGGCTGACCTAAAGTATAGCTTTATTattaatgaaaataataatgccTTAAGAAAAGAAGTTGGCCGACTTACTTCCGACCAATGTGCGACAAGAATCGGAAAACCAATTGATCAGAATCAGTTTTGTGTGACGATACCTTTGGGGACCAAATATGGCAGTCCTGGAGACGTAATCGGCCTAGATTTAAACGATGCCGGAAAGCACATGTTTGTAATCACCGGATTCGCTAGCTATTCGAGTAATGGCATAACAATTGTCACAGACGTTGTAAAACATACAGAATGGATTGCAGAATCTTCCCGGAAATACTAG